A window of Aromatoleum bremense genomic DNA:
GCCGCACCCAGACCGGAATGTTCAACATTGCCAATGCTCGCATTGCATAGCTCATCGATGCGTCCCCGATCACGCCGCCAGGCCGAGCTCGGGCACCGCGCCGAAGCGCCGCGCGCGGGTTGGATCCTTCAACAGGAAGTGCGACAGCGCCGGGATCAGGATCAGCGCGCCGGCCATGTTCCACACGAACATGAAGGTCAGGAGTATCCCCATGTCGGCCTGGAACTTGATCGGCGACCAGATCCAGGTGACCACCCCGGCGGCGAGCGTCACGCCGACGAGCGCGACGACCTTGCCGGTGAATTGCAGTGCGCTGCGGTGCGCTTGCGCAAGCGAAGCGCCCGTGCGCTGCTGCGCGAGCTGGATGGAGAGCAGATAGAGCGCGTAATCGACGCCGATCCCGACCCCCAGCGCGATGACCGGCAAGGTCCCGACCTTCACGCCGATCCCCAGCACCACCATCAGCGCCTCGCACAGGATCGAGGTCACCGCGAGCGGCACCACCGCGACGACGACCGCGCGCCAGCTGCGGAAGGTGACGAAGCACAGCACAACCACCGCCGCATACACGTAGAGGAGCATCGTGCGGTTGGCTTCCCGCACGACGATGTTGGTCGCCGCCTCGATGCCGGCCGAGCCCGCTGCGAGCAGGAACTGGCGCTCGGGGGTGCTGTGCGCCTCGGCGAATTGCGCGGCGGTGGCGACGATGGCGTCGAGCGTCTCGGCGCGGTGGTCGGTGAGGTAGGCGATCACCGGCATCACCGAGCAGTCGTTGTTGAAGAGGTCGGGGTTGTTGACGGACGCCTGCTGCGCGCCGTAGTTGAGCACGTCCTGGTTGCGCGCGAGGGTGAGCCACTTCGGGTTGCCTTCGTACGAACCGGCGGTGATCTGGCGCACCGCATCGCCGAGGAACACCGTCGTCTGCACCCCGGGCAGCTGCTGCAGCTGCCACGCGAGGCGGTCGGCTTCGACGAGGGTCTCGTACTTGAGGCAGCCTTCGGCCGCGGTCCTGACGATCACGGCGAACTGGTCGGACGAGAGCGAGTAGTTCGCCGTGATGTAGGCGTTGTCGCGGTTGTAGCGCGAGTCGGCGCGCAGCTCCGGCGCGCCCGGCTCGAGGTCGCCGATCTTGAGCTCGAGGCTGACGACGAAGCCCGCGACGGTGAGCACCGCGGAGACCGCGATCGCGCCGATCGCCCAGCGCCGCTCGGTGAAGCGCTCGAGCCAGCGCCACAGGCCCGCGCCCGTGCCGTCGGCGGCCCCCGACTCGGCCACGAGACTGCGCTCGGCCGCCCGGGCGCTCACGCCGGTGTAGGACAAGAGCACCGGCAGCAGGATCAGGTTGGTGAAGATCAGCACCGCCACGCCGATGCTCGCCGCGAGCGCGAGCGCCTGGATCACCGGGATGTCGATGACCATCAGCACCGCGAAGCCGACCGCGTCGGCGACCAGCGCCGTCATGCCAGCGAGAAAGAGCCGGCGGAAGGTGAAGCGCGCCGCGACCAGGCGATGCGTGCCGCGGCCGATGTCCTGCACGATGCCGTTCATCTTCTGCGCGCCGTGGCTGACGCCGATCGCGAAGATCAGGAACGGCACGAGGATCGAGAACGGGTCGAGCTCGAAGCCGAGCGCGGCGATGAGGCCCATCTGCCACACCACCGCGATCACCGAGCAGGCGACCACCAGCGCGGTGCTCCTCAGGCAGCGGGTGTAGAAGAAGATCACGAGAATCGCGATCAGCGCGGCGATCGCGAAGTAAGCCATCACCTGGCTCACGCCGTCGATGAGGTCGCCGACGAGCTTGGCGAAGCCGATGATGTGGATGCGGATTTCGGGGCCGCCCGAGCCCGCCGCGCGCTCGAACCTCAAACGGATGTTCTCCTCGAGGTTCCGCGACAGCGCGCGGTAGTCGATCGCCGCGCCCGTCGCGGGATCCTTGTCGAGCAGCGGCACGAAGATCATGCTCGATTTGAAGTCGTTGCCGACGAAGCGCCCGACGATGCCCGAACGGGCGATGTTGAGCTTGAGCTCGCCGGTCGCCTGCGGCGAGCCGTCGTAGGAATCCGGCATCACCGGCCCGCCCTGGAAGCCTTCCTCGGTGACTTCGGTCCAGCGCACCGACGGCGTCCACAAGGATTTCACCCACGCGCGATCGACGCCGGGCGTGAGGATGAGCTCGTCGCTGATCTTCTTCAGCGTCTCCTGGTAGGCCGGGTCGAAGATGTCGCCGCTCGGGCTCGCGACGACGACGCGCAGCACGTTGCCAAGGCCGCGCAGCTCCTTGCGGCTCTCGAGGTAGTTCTGGATGTAGGGCTGGCTCTGCGGCAGCATGCTCTCGAAGCTCGCGTTCAACTGCAGCTTCATCGCGCCCACCACGGCCAGCACCACGGTCACCACGGCGCAGATCACGACCACCGCGAGGCGGTGGTTGAAGATCAGGCGCTCGAGGGCATTGCCGGAGTTGCGGTCGAACTCCGAGAGGGCACGCACGACGGGCGTGCGGTCATGCGAATCGAATGCGACGGCCATCGCGTCGGTCTCCTGTTAGCGAAGCGTCTGGACGCGCACGCCGCGGGCACCCGCGACGACCACCGCATCCGTGCCGAGGGGTTGCACCGCCGACGCCGGGGCGGCGCGCTCGAGCTTGAGCGGCGAGAAATGCTCGCCGCCATCCGTGCTCACCAGCAGCCGCCCCGCCTGGCTGGCGAGGATCACGCCCTGGTCGCCTACGGTCGCAGCAGCCGTCAGGCCTTCCTGCACGCCGGTGTCGATCTTGTGCCAGGTCCGCCCGCTGTCGGTGCTGCGGAACGCGTTGCCGCGCAGCCCGAAGACGATCACCGCGCCTTTGGCGGGCGCGACGCCGAAATAGGTGCCCTGGTAGGGGGTCTGCAGTGCGCGAAAGACGCCCGCCGCGGCATCGAGGCGCAGCACGAGGCCCTGCTCGCCGGTCGCGAACACTTCGCCCTCGGCGCCGCGGATCGCATAGAGGTGCAACGCCTGCGGGTTCTCGGTGCGGTCGAGCCACGGCTCCCAGTGCTTGCCGCCGTCCGTGGTGCGCAGGATCAGGTTGAACGCGCCGACGACGAAGCCGTTGTGCTCGTCGGCGAACCACACGTCGAGGAAGGGGTTCTCGGCGCCCTGCGCGGCGAAGCGCTCGGCCTCACTGACCCACTTCGCGGCCTCGTCACCGGACTGGGCCTTGTAGTACTCGACCATCATGGTGCCTACGGCACGCCCGTCGAGCTGCTTGGTCCAGCTCGCACCGGCATCATTGCTCGCGAGCACGACGCCGTCGTGCCCCACCGCCCAGCCGGCTCGCGCCGTCGGGAAGCTCACCGCGACCAGATCCGAGCTGACCGGCACTTTCGCCTGCCGCCAGCTCTTGCCCGCGTCGTCGGAATACACGACGTGGCCGCGCTGGCCGACGCCGACGACACGCTGGCCGGCGAGCGCCAGGCCGTTGATGAGCCCCCTGGCCGCGAGCTCGCTCGTCATCGCCGGGGTGTCGAGCACGTCCTGGAAGCCGGCCGCGGGGGCGGTCGCCGGCAGCGTCAGCGCGAGCGCAAACAGGGCGCCGCCAAGTCGGTGCGCGTTCATCGTTGCTCCTCCGTGGGGTCGGAAAGGCCGGGCGGGCGGCACAGCGCCCTGCCCGGCTCGAATCATTGTTGTTGTGGTTTCAGCGGATGCCCGCGCCGGCGAGCGAATCCGGCGACCACTCGCGATCGGTGAGCGGCTTGGTCTGGCGCATGCCGCCGGTCTCGGCACTGAAGCCGGTCAGCGAGTAGATGCCCGCGACCAGGTCGTAGTGGCCGAACATGTCGGTGTAGGGCGCCGGCAGGTCGTAGCTCGGGGCCATGTAGGCGAAGCCGGCGCGGTAGAGCTGGCCGCGGGCGTCGTACTGGTCGGAGGCGAGCGCCGCCCACGAGTCCTCGTCGAGGTAGAAGGTGCGCTTGCTATACACGTGGCGCTTGCCTTCGCGCAGCGTCGCCTCGACGACCCACACGCGGTGCAGCTCCCAGCGCACCAGGTCCGGGTTGAGGTGGTTGGGCTTCACGAGCGCGTCCTGCTTGGCCTGATACACCGCGGTGTAGGCGTTGTACGGCACGATCATCTCCTTCTTGCCGACGAGCTTGAAGTCGAAGCGCTCCATCGAGCCGATGAAGATGAAGATGTCGTCGAAGGTGTTGCCCCCCGCCGTGCCCGGGTTGGGCGTGTCGTGCGAGAGATCGGGGGCGACCTTGACGCGCCGCTGCCCCGGCAGGTAGGTCCACGCACGGCGGTCCTTGGTGCCGATGTCGAGCGGATCGACGATCAGGAGCGCCTCGCCCGCGCGCCGCGCCGGACCCGTGTAGGTGTTCTTGATGCGCCAGTAGGTCTCGGCCGAAGTCTTGCTCGCATCCCAGAACGGGAACTCCTGGACGTTCATGCCTTCGGTGGCGAGCGTCGTGCGCCCGCTCGCGTCGACGTTGAGGTTGCGGTACTTCACCTCGTAGGCCTGGCCGTTGTAGCGCACCAGGTGGTTCCACATCGCTTCATAGCCGGTCTTGGGGATCGGGAAGGGGAAGCCCGCGTGCGCGCCTTCGATCGAGCGCCCGTCGTTGTGGGTCTTGGCCTGCGTCGCGATCTTCGCGGTGTTGTCGGCGATGAACTTGGGGAAGGCGACGCTGCGGTGCGTCGGATAGACGTCCACGCGGAAGCTCGGATACTTCTGCAACAGCGCCTTGGTCCCTTCGGTGAGCTTGTCGGCGTGCTGCGCCATGTTCTTGGCGTCGATCACGAGCCGCGGCTTCTCGGCGCCGAAGGGGTTCGGGCGGATGCCGTCGCCCGGCTTGAAGCCCGCCGGGGGCGTGGTGAGCCCGCCGGTGTATTCGGGGATGGTGCCGTCCTGGTTGCCGGCGCGCTCGGCGCCGACCGCAGTGAGCGTGGTGCCGAGCTTCTTCGCCTCTTCGGGCGTGATCGCGGCCAGGGCCGCCCCGCTCAGGGCCAGCGCGAGCGCCGCCGGCAGCAGTGCTTTCGTGAATTTCATGGGGTCCTCCTCCTTAGAAGGTCGTCTTCAGCGTCAGGCTCACGAAGCCGCGATCCTTCAGCAGCGTGGTGAAGCCGTTTTGTGTCGTCACGGCGGTGCCGTTGTCGCGGTACTTGCCGAAGTAGTCGATGTACTTCAGGTCGATGCGGTACTTCTGGAACACGTCGGCCGAGAGGCCCACGCTGTAGTTGCCGTTGCCTTCGTTGCCGCCGAACACCGTCGCGGCGTTGCCGGACAGACCCAGCGACATCGTCATCGGCGCCGACAGATCGACGCCCGGCATCACCTGGTACCAGGTCGGCGTGAAGGCGACGCCAAGGCCCCAGAAGTCCTTCGTCGTGCAGCCGTCCCACTTGTCGAGGTCGCGCGGGCGCGTCGTGCCGTTGGCCTCGCACGGTGCGAAGCCCACCGCGTTGAAGAGGTTCTCGCCGCTACGAACCTTGTCCCAGCGGCTCCACGTGAGCTCGGCGGCCCAGCTCGCCTGGTCGAAGAGCGGCGTGTCGGGGATCAGGCCGAGCACGTTCACGAGGCCGTGGAAGGTGTCGCCGCGCGGGCCGCTGGTGTCGCCGCGGTCCGGGAGCCCCGTCGCCGAGATGCCGAGCACCTGCGCGTTGAGCGGCGTGTTGCGCCGGTACGAGAGCTCGGCGCCGACGCTCACGCCGCCGATGTTCTTCGCCAGGCTGACGCCGAACAGGTCGATGTCGTCGGCGTAGATCAGGTTGTACCGGGAGACGCCGGGGCCGACCCGCGTGAGCAAGGTCTGCGGCAGCTTGTCGGCGTAGCGCCGGTAGTAGAAGCCGAGCGTGCCGTCGAGCGCCTCGGGGGCCCAGCGCAGCGACACGCCGTATTCGCCGCGGTCCTTCGGCTCGAGCGCATCGCCGTTGGTCGCGAAGCCGAGCGCCGGGCTGAGGAACTGGCGGTCCGGGCCGTTGAAGGCGAAGTCGACCGGGCCGAGGTAGGTGCCGCCTTCGGGGTAGCGGTAGGCCTCCCACTGCAGGAAGTACTGCGCGGCGACCGACAGCGTGTCGGTGACCTGCGCCTGGGCCGAGAGCTGGTTGAGCGGGCGGAAGAGCTCCTTGGCTTCGACCCCAGGGGTGGCGAAGCCCTTTTGCAGGTCGAGCGGCATCTGCGCATAGGAGACGCTGTGCAGCGCGCCGCCGAGGAACAGCGACTCGCCCCAGAACACCGAGTGCCGGCCCGCCTTCAACCGCACCGGCACCTCGCCCGCGTCGAAGTTGGCGAACGCGAACGCGTCAAGGAGCTCCCCCGACGGGCCGTGGTAGAGCCGCTTGGTGTAGCGGCTGTACTGGTGACCCTCGTAGCTCGGGATGTTCACGAGCGGCGCATTCGGGTTCGAGCGGCTGTCGTCGTCATAGGCCGCGTCGTACCAGCCGGTGGCGCTGACGCGAAAGCCGGTCTTGCCCTGGTACACCACGTCGAGTTCGGACAGCAGGTCGAAGCGGTTGGCGACGAAGTCGCCGTTGTCGAAGCTGTACGTGCCTTCGTCGGTGACCGCCGAGCGGCCGAACTTGTCGTCGCGGCGCTCGACGCGCGTCGCAATGTTGTAGCGCACCGTGTTGTCCCAGCGCACCTGCAGCTCAGCGCTGCCAGTGTCGAACTCGAACGCCACCGCGTTGCCGCCCATCGCCAGCAGCGCTGCGGCTACCGCGACCGCGATGCGCCCACGCGCAACGCCCTCCCCTTGTCTGCTCATCTCCATCGCCTTCAGCCCCTCTTTTATCGTTGGCTTGATCAATTTCGCCTGCTCCGGCACCTGCCCACCGGATGCGATTCATTGTGCGCATCGCCGGAAGCTCTTTCACCCCCCTGCGAAGAGGGGTAAAGAGCACCAAGCAAGACCCGACGCGTGCGCGCCGGTTTCTCATTGCTTCGTGAAACAGCAGTTGGGAATTGAGGCGACGACCGCGAGAATTTCATCGCCGCGCAGCGCCGTTTTTATAGTTGGAACGAAGAGGCGATTTCTTATTTATAGTCGTGGATACGAATCGCCGTCTTGGGACATTGTCCAATTCGTGGGTTCGCACTGCAGCTCGAGCCGCGCCACAATAATGTAATGCACGAGCGGATTGAAAAGGCGTCGCGCGACATCGAGGGCCGAACCATGAAACGTCAGGCAATGCCGACCGGGGCACAACCTGGACCTCAAGGTCATTGCCGAAGGCGTCGAGAGCAGAGCGGTATGGGACCGTTTGA
This region includes:
- a CDS encoding WD40/YVTN/BNR-like repeat-containing protein, giving the protein MNAHRLGGALFALALTLPATAPAAGFQDVLDTPAMTSELAARGLINGLALAGQRVVGVGQRGHVVYSDDAGKSWRQAKVPVSSDLVAVSFPTARAGWAVGHDGVVLASNDAGASWTKQLDGRAVGTMMVEYYKAQSGDEAAKWVSEAERFAAQGAENPFLDVWFADEHNGFVVGAFNLILRTTDGGKHWEPWLDRTENPQALHLYAIRGAEGEVFATGEQGLVLRLDAAAGVFRALQTPYQGTYFGVAPAKGAVIVFGLRGNAFRSTDSGRTWHKIDTGVQEGLTAAATVGDQGVILASQAGRLLVSTDGGEHFSPLKLERAAPASAVQPLGTDAVVVAGARGVRVQTLR
- a CDS encoding DUF1329 domain-containing protein: MKFTKALLPAALALALSGAALAAITPEEAKKLGTTLTAVGAERAGNQDGTIPEYTGGLTTPPAGFKPGDGIRPNPFGAEKPRLVIDAKNMAQHADKLTEGTKALLQKYPSFRVDVYPTHRSVAFPKFIADNTAKIATQAKTHNDGRSIEGAHAGFPFPIPKTGYEAMWNHLVRYNGQAYEVKYRNLNVDASGRTTLATEGMNVQEFPFWDASKTSAETYWRIKNTYTGPARRAGEALLIVDPLDIGTKDRRAWTYLPGQRRVKVAPDLSHDTPNPGTAGGNTFDDIFIFIGSMERFDFKLVGKKEMIVPYNAYTAVYQAKQDALVKPNHLNPDLVRWELHRVWVVEATLREGKRHVYSKRTFYLDEDSWAALASDQYDARGQLYRAGFAYMAPSYDLPAPYTDMFGHYDLVAGIYSLTGFSAETGGMRQTKPLTDREWSPDSLAGAGIR
- a CDS encoding efflux RND transporter permease subunit, which gives rise to MAVAFDSHDRTPVVRALSEFDRNSGNALERLIFNHRLAVVVICAVVTVVLAVVGAMKLQLNASFESMLPQSQPYIQNYLESRKELRGLGNVLRVVVASPSGDIFDPAYQETLKKISDELILTPGVDRAWVKSLWTPSVRWTEVTEEGFQGGPVMPDSYDGSPQATGELKLNIARSGIVGRFVGNDFKSSMIFVPLLDKDPATGAAIDYRALSRNLEENIRLRFERAAGSGGPEIRIHIIGFAKLVGDLIDGVSQVMAYFAIAALIAILVIFFYTRCLRSTALVVACSVIAVVWQMGLIAALGFELDPFSILVPFLIFAIGVSHGAQKMNGIVQDIGRGTHRLVAARFTFRRLFLAGMTALVADAVGFAVLMVIDIPVIQALALAASIGVAVLIFTNLILLPVLLSYTGVSARAAERSLVAESGAADGTGAGLWRWLERFTERRWAIGAIAVSAVLTVAGFVVSLELKIGDLEPGAPELRADSRYNRDNAYITANYSLSSDQFAVIVRTAAEGCLKYETLVEADRLAWQLQQLPGVQTTVFLGDAVRQITAGSYEGNPKWLTLARNQDVLNYGAQQASVNNPDLFNNDCSVMPVIAYLTDHRAETLDAIVATAAQFAEAHSTPERQFLLAAGSAGIEAATNIVVREANRTMLLYVYAAVVVLCFVTFRSWRAVVVAVVPLAVTSILCEALMVVLGIGVKVGTLPVIALGVGIGVDYALYLLSIQLAQQRTGASLAQAHRSALQFTGKVVALVGVTLAAGVVTWIWSPIKFQADMGILLTFMFVWNMAGALILIPALSHFLLKDPTRARRFGAVPELGLAA
- a CDS encoding DUF1302 domain-containing protein, coding for MSRQGEGVARGRIAVAVAAALLAMGGNAVAFEFDTGSAELQVRWDNTVRYNIATRVERRDDKFGRSAVTDEGTYSFDNGDFVANRFDLLSELDVVYQGKTGFRVSATGWYDAAYDDDSRSNPNAPLVNIPSYEGHQYSRYTKRLYHGPSGELLDAFAFANFDAGEVPVRLKAGRHSVFWGESLFLGGALHSVSYAQMPLDLQKGFATPGVEAKELFRPLNQLSAQAQVTDTLSVAAQYFLQWEAYRYPEGGTYLGPVDFAFNGPDRQFLSPALGFATNGDALEPKDRGEYGVSLRWAPEALDGTLGFYYRRYADKLPQTLLTRVGPGVSRYNLIYADDIDLFGVSLAKNIGGVSVGAELSYRRNTPLNAQVLGISATGLPDRGDTSGPRGDTFHGLVNVLGLIPDTPLFDQASWAAELTWSRWDKVRSGENLFNAVGFAPCEANGTTRPRDLDKWDGCTTKDFWGLGVAFTPTWYQVMPGVDLSAPMTMSLGLSGNAATVFGGNEGNGNYSVGLSADVFQKYRIDLKYIDYFGKYRDNGTAVTTQNGFTTLLKDRGFVSLTLKTTF